One window from the genome of Rhizoctonia solani chromosome 15, complete sequence encodes:
- a CDS encoding integrase core domain protein, with protein MGIKSLVSIVSTTKPKYASVPPQPLKLPTRPWQHVSYDMIVDLPEDGKNDSILVIVDSFTKYGIFVKCSKKLKAPKLAELFLEHIWKRHGMPEKTILDQGRVFNNKFLQALYKQLGIDPHFSLAYHPQSNGQTEQVNPSIEHFLRAYSGVNQRDWTKWLPMAKFAYNNAVHSSTGKTPFKALYGWEPTLTPSNVPTDVPEANDLAQTMKNQWKEVESALQQSKSRMTAGEEGSPVTFELGEEVWLDAKNLPPTMRIHNVFYVGLLSKVKRDKKRAFESRPPPVTVDGEEEYEVEGITDAEKRNGKWFFRVKWKGYGLEENTWEPQENLKNTEKILRKYKEDMKKKVLGAAKALKGGAVL; from the exons atgggaataaaatccctggtatcgattgtgtctacgacaaaacccaagtacgcatcCGTTCCCCCACAGCCGCTCAAACTCCCGACCAGACCATGGCAACATGtatcctatgacatgattgtagatcTACCAGAGGATGGAAAAAATGactccatcctagtcatagtGGATAGTTTCACAAAGTACgggatctttgtcaaatgctccaaaaagctcaaggcacccaagCTAGCGGAGttattcctggaacacatATGGAAACGCCATGGAATGCCGGAAAAAACAATATTGGACCAAGGCagggtcttcaacaataAATTCCTGCAGGCACTATACAAACAGCTAGGCATTGACCcacacttctccttggcataCCATCCCCAAAGCAATGGACAGACGGAACAAGTGAACCCctccattgaacacttccttagggcttactcaggggtaaatcaacgggactggaccaaatggctaccaatggccaaatttgcatacaacaacgcagtcCATAGTAGCACAGGGAAAACACCGTTTAAAGCCTtgtacggatgggaacctaccCTGACACCATCCAACGTACCCACAgatgtaccagaagccaaCGACTTAGCCCAAACAATGAAGAATCAGTGGAAGGAAGTTGAATCCGCCCTCCAGCAATCTAAGTCAAGGATGACTGctggagaagaaggaagcccGGTAACTTTTGAATTAGGGGAAGaagtctggctggacgccaagaac CTACCCCCAACCATGCGCATCCATaacgtattctacgtaggactgctgtctaaagtcaaaagggataaAAAGCGCGCCTTTGAAAGTCGGCCACCACCAGTGAcagtggatggggaagaggaatatgaggtaGAAGGCATAACAGATGCAGAAAAACggaacgggaaatggttctttagggtcaaatggaaaggatacggtTTGGaagaaaacacgtgggaacctcaagaaaacttaaaaaacaCAGAAAAAATCTTGAGGAAGTACAAGGAAgatatgaagaagaaggtccttggcgctgccaaggcccttaaggggggggcagtgttgtag
- a CDS encoding Retrotransposable element Tf2 protein, producing the protein MATRSWPPSQTRSPIDQGDLGPFLPSAAPVELGEVSLKRVTRLLLGLLGQVKRLEREVGEIKEAGIETRTNVENISQAVNVVKDGLRSLQLHGPRTPEDTKPPVVEATPRPLSKVDPIGSTSRVSFWPESSKGLPTFAQPTPVQAVPPRVSSPPPSPRLQSPIGAPAPPPPAPVTAYPTLVKVDHPNAYTGKIGSEAKQWLTRMLAWTRLNSRMFPTDQEVLSFLLMNMKDSAGAWAHPHLNQLGSHQAIIQTVKGFKLEFLAAFGDPDATRATERKITSLTQSGTCADYITKFRTLAMELDWNNAALRGQFARGLHWEVSRQIATRKHRPRTLLELQNAALVINNALREERASHPPRDNKPSRPSNPARGTSTGQVTTGSKKLSNDPNFVLEEERNRRRAAGACIKCGKMGHKFAECRTGWKAIPIEDKGKAKEAAKIGKDSEYQSGKE; encoded by the coding sequence atggcaacccgctcctgGCCGCCCTCTCAAACCCGCTCCCCTATTGATCAAGGGGacctgggacccttccttccgtCAGCCGCCCCTGTTGAGCTTGGGGAAGTATCCCTCAAGCGCGTCacacgcctcctccttggcctccttggccaagtcaaacgcCTCGAACGGGAAGTTGGGGAAATCAAAGAAGCAGGGATTGAAACCCGCACCAACGTCGAAAATATATCCCAAGCcgtcaatgttgtcaaggatgggcttagaagcctccagctccatGGGCCCCGGACCCCAGAGGACACCAAACCCCcggttgtggaagcaacgccacgccccctatcAAAAGTTGACCCTATTGGATCGACTAGTCGGGTCTCATTCTGGCCTGAATCATCCAAGGGGCTCcccacctttgcccagcccacTCCGGTAcaagcagtgcccccgcGAGtctcatctccccctccatctccgcgtctccaatcccccatcggagcacctgcccctccacctccggctccagtcaCCGCCTATCCCACtttggtcaaggttgaccaccccaacgcctacacaggcaaaatagggagcgaagcaaagcagtggctgacccGGATGTTagcctggacccgcctcaaTTCCCGCATGTTCCCCACAGACCAAGAGGTCTTATCATTCCTtctcatgaacatgaaggattccgcgggagcatgggcccatccacacctcaaccagcttgggtcacaccaagccatcatccaaacggtcaAAGGGTTCAAACTGgagttcctggcagcatttggcgaccctgatgccacaagggccacCGAGCGGAAGATAACCTCCCTTACCcaatccggcacatgcgcggattatattacaaagttcagaaccctagccatggaactggactggaacaacgcggcccttagaggccagtttgcccgtggcctccactgggaggtcagccgccagaTTGCAACCCGCAAACACCGGCCCCGTACACTTCtcgagctgcagaacgcagcactcgtcatcaacaacgctctccgcgaagagcgtgctagccatccaccaagggataataagcctagcagaccatccaaccctgcaagggggacaagtaccggccaagtCACAAccggttcaaagaaactctccaacgatcccaactttgtgttggaagaggaacgaaaccgccgccgcgccgcaggcgcctgcatcaagtgcggcaagatgggccacaagtttgcggaatgccgcacgggctggaaagccatccctattgaggacaaggggaaggctaaggaagccgccaagattggcaaagactccgagtaccaatcgggaaaagagtaa